The following coding sequences are from one Planctomicrobium piriforme window:
- a CDS encoding N-formylglutamate amidohydrolase, translating into MTRVKSATRQALTLVITCEHGGNEIPAAYRHCFHTASEALDSHRGYDPGALELAKRIAKTFQTPLHHETRSRLLIELNRSLHHKRLFSEFSRILPEPTRQKLIDGIYQPYRDKVTAQIAKGVKAGRVVHISVHSFTPVMRGKTRRTDIGLLFDPRRSLEKDVCRKWKLALQQSAPGLGIHYNLPYRGTSDGFTKVLREQFGEKKYAGIEIEVNQKYPLGEPGVWKHIQQLVISSLENVIDDMETIGQN; encoded by the coding sequence ATGACCCGTGTGAAGTCCGCGACTCGACAGGCTCTGACGCTGGTCATCACCTGTGAGCATGGCGGGAACGAAATCCCCGCTGCTTACCGGCACTGCTTTCATACGGCGAGCGAAGCCCTCGACTCGCATCGCGGTTATGACCCGGGCGCATTGGAACTTGCCAAACGGATCGCGAAAACATTTCAGACGCCGCTGCATCACGAGACTCGATCGCGGCTGCTGATCGAACTCAATCGCTCGCTGCATCACAAACGGCTCTTCTCCGAATTCAGCCGCATTCTCCCTGAGCCGACCCGACAAAAGCTGATCGACGGCATCTATCAGCCGTATCGCGACAAGGTCACCGCGCAGATTGCGAAGGGGGTAAAAGCTGGCCGCGTGGTGCATATTTCGGTGCATTCCTTCACGCCGGTGATGCGGGGAAAAACCAGAAGGACCGACATTGGACTGCTGTTCGATCCGCGACGGTCGCTGGAGAAGGACGTCTGCCGGAAATGGAAACTCGCCCTGCAGCAGTCCGCCCCCGGCCTCGGGATTCACTACAACCTCCCCTATCGCGGCACGTCCGATGGTTTCACCAAAGTGCTGCGGGAGCAGTTTGGCGAAAAGAAATATGCCGGCATCGAGATTGAAGTGAACCAGAAATACCCCTTGGGCGAACCCGGCGTTTGGAAACACATTCAGCAACTGGTCATCTCAAGTCTGGAAAACGTCATC